One Artemia franciscana chromosome 7, ASM3288406v1, whole genome shotgun sequence DNA segment encodes these proteins:
- the LOC136028894 gene encoding mRNA decay activator protein ZFP36L1-like isoform X1, giving the protein MAMMAMEYHLEEFSGVNAAVTENMESGESKAVGAPLHRPVTRGKSTPHSTVGLESLFAASLYLDDQSTLLGSLSSSTNSVSSLGHKKLDRSQSEPADKAAEKQAALAQQQAIANASRYKTELCRPFEENGTCKYGDKCQFAHGYHELRNLQRHPKYKTELCRTFHTIGFCPYGPRCHFVHNADEVRPKSHSPVSRTSSAAYPLSTQANGSTADSPSPPSSLGESPDQPGTFFPEELTQELGVGPFSPVSKNSGNFQFGNEYLRTESSLVPTLGMPRKSLGISLSAGAEAAFNRATTVSRPMQGFDTPSPVDSMGSDLDRLSLDSGSPTPPSSTVSSAMDISKGLRLPLFTRLSDGPC; this is encoded by the exons gTAAATGCTGCAGTCACAGAAAACATGGAATCCGGTGAATCAAAAGCAGTTGGCGCACCATTACATCGTCCCGTTACCCGCGGAAAATCGACTCCTCACAGTACGGTCGGTTTAGAAAGTCTGTTTGCTGCATCCCTCTATTTAGATGATCAATCCACTCTTCTCGGCAGCTTATCATCTTCAACAAACAGTGTATCATCGCTTGGTCACAAAAAATTGGACCGAAGCCAAAGTGAACCCGCCGACAAAGCTGCTGAAAAGCAAGCAGCGTTGGCACAACAACAGGCAATTGCTAATGCAAGCAGATACAAAACTGAGCTTTGTCGCCCTTTTGAGGAAAATGGCACTTGCAAATATGGAGATAAATGTCAATTTGCTCATGGTTACCATGAGCTGCGTAACCTCCAACGACATCCAAAATATAAAACTGAATTGTGCCGTACTTTTCATACAATTGGTTTTTGTCCGTATGGACCGCGTTGTCATTTTGTGCATAATGCTGATGAAGTGAGGCCAAAGAGTCATTCACCAGTGTCTCGCACATCCTCTGCGGCTTACCCCCTTTCAACACAAGCAAATGGTTCTACTGCTGATAGCCCTTCACCACCATCATCGCTAGGAGAATCGCCAGATCAACCGGGAACATTCTTCCCAGAGGAATTAACGCAGGAGCTTGGAGTTG gtcCTTTTTCGCCAGTATCAAAGAATAgtggaaattttcaatttggcaATGAGTATTTGAGGACGGAATCCAGTTTGGTTCCCACTTTAGGAATGCCAAGGAAATCTTTGGGAATCAGCTTAAGTGCTGGTGCAGAAGCTGCTTTCAATAGAGCAACTACTGTTTCAAGACCTATGCAAG gCTTTGACACACCGTCTCCTGTTGATTCAATGGGTTCAGATTTGGATCGACTGAGTTTGGACTCTGGCTCCCCAACCCCACCTTCATCCACCGTTTCTAGCGCTATGGATATTTCAAAAGGGCTCCGTCTACCCCTATTTACCCGGCTTAGTGATGGTCCCTGCTAA
- the LOC136028894 gene encoding mRNA decay activator protein ZFP36L2-A-like isoform X4, with protein sequence MVNAAVTENMESGESKAVGAPLHRPVTRGKSTPHSTVGLESLFAASLYLDDQSTLLGSLSSSTNSVSSLGHKKLDRSQSEPADKAAEKQAALAQQQAIANASRYKTELCRPFEENGTCKYGDKCQFAHGYHELRNLQRHPKYKTELCRTFHTIGFCPYGPRCHFVHNADEVRPKSHSPVSRTSSAAYPLSTQANGSTADSPSPPSSLGESPDQPGTFFPEELTQELGVGPFSPVSKNSGNFQFGNEYLRTESSLVPTLGMPRKSLGISLSAGAEAAFNRATTVSRPMQGFDTPSPVDSMGSDLDRLSLDSGSPTPPSSTVSSAMDISKGLRLPLFTRLSDGPC encoded by the exons gTAAATGCTGCAGTCACAGAAAACATGGAATCCGGTGAATCAAAAGCAGTTGGCGCACCATTACATCGTCCCGTTACCCGCGGAAAATCGACTCCTCACAGTACGGTCGGTTTAGAAAGTCTGTTTGCTGCATCCCTCTATTTAGATGATCAATCCACTCTTCTCGGCAGCTTATCATCTTCAACAAACAGTGTATCATCGCTTGGTCACAAAAAATTGGACCGAAGCCAAAGTGAACCCGCCGACAAAGCTGCTGAAAAGCAAGCAGCGTTGGCACAACAACAGGCAATTGCTAATGCAAGCAGATACAAAACTGAGCTTTGTCGCCCTTTTGAGGAAAATGGCACTTGCAAATATGGAGATAAATGTCAATTTGCTCATGGTTACCATGAGCTGCGTAACCTCCAACGACATCCAAAATATAAAACTGAATTGTGCCGTACTTTTCATACAATTGGTTTTTGTCCGTATGGACCGCGTTGTCATTTTGTGCATAATGCTGATGAAGTGAGGCCAAAGAGTCATTCACCAGTGTCTCGCACATCCTCTGCGGCTTACCCCCTTTCAACACAAGCAAATGGTTCTACTGCTGATAGCCCTTCACCACCATCATCGCTAGGAGAATCGCCAGATCAACCGGGAACATTCTTCCCAGAGGAATTAACGCAGGAGCTTGGAGTTG gtcCTTTTTCGCCAGTATCAAAGAATAgtggaaattttcaatttggcaATGAGTATTTGAGGACGGAATCCAGTTTGGTTCCCACTTTAGGAATGCCAAGGAAATCTTTGGGAATCAGCTTAAGTGCTGGTGCAGAAGCTGCTTTCAATAGAGCAACTACTGTTTCAAGACCTATGCAAG gCTTTGACACACCGTCTCCTGTTGATTCAATGGGTTCAGATTTGGATCGACTGAGTTTGGACTCTGGCTCCCCAACCCCACCTTCATCCACCGTTTCTAGCGCTATGGATATTTCAAAAGGGCTCCGTCTACCCCTATTTACCCGGCTTAGTGATGGTCCCTGCTAA
- the LOC136028894 gene encoding mRNA decay activator protein ZFP36L2-A-like isoform X3, which translates to MARLSKCLVNAAVTENMESGESKAVGAPLHRPVTRGKSTPHSTVGLESLFAASLYLDDQSTLLGSLSSSTNSVSSLGHKKLDRSQSEPADKAAEKQAALAQQQAIANASRYKTELCRPFEENGTCKYGDKCQFAHGYHELRNLQRHPKYKTELCRTFHTIGFCPYGPRCHFVHNADEVRPKSHSPVSRTSSAAYPLSTQANGSTADSPSPPSSLGESPDQPGTFFPEELTQELGVGPFSPVSKNSGNFQFGNEYLRTESSLVPTLGMPRKSLGISLSAGAEAAFNRATTVSRPMQGFDTPSPVDSMGSDLDRLSLDSGSPTPPSSTVSSAMDISKGLRLPLFTRLSDGPC; encoded by the exons gTAAATGCTGCAGTCACAGAAAACATGGAATCCGGTGAATCAAAAGCAGTTGGCGCACCATTACATCGTCCCGTTACCCGCGGAAAATCGACTCCTCACAGTACGGTCGGTTTAGAAAGTCTGTTTGCTGCATCCCTCTATTTAGATGATCAATCCACTCTTCTCGGCAGCTTATCATCTTCAACAAACAGTGTATCATCGCTTGGTCACAAAAAATTGGACCGAAGCCAAAGTGAACCCGCCGACAAAGCTGCTGAAAAGCAAGCAGCGTTGGCACAACAACAGGCAATTGCTAATGCAAGCAGATACAAAACTGAGCTTTGTCGCCCTTTTGAGGAAAATGGCACTTGCAAATATGGAGATAAATGTCAATTTGCTCATGGTTACCATGAGCTGCGTAACCTCCAACGACATCCAAAATATAAAACTGAATTGTGCCGTACTTTTCATACAATTGGTTTTTGTCCGTATGGACCGCGTTGTCATTTTGTGCATAATGCTGATGAAGTGAGGCCAAAGAGTCATTCACCAGTGTCTCGCACATCCTCTGCGGCTTACCCCCTTTCAACACAAGCAAATGGTTCTACTGCTGATAGCCCTTCACCACCATCATCGCTAGGAGAATCGCCAGATCAACCGGGAACATTCTTCCCAGAGGAATTAACGCAGGAGCTTGGAGTTG gtcCTTTTTCGCCAGTATCAAAGAATAgtggaaattttcaatttggcaATGAGTATTTGAGGACGGAATCCAGTTTGGTTCCCACTTTAGGAATGCCAAGGAAATCTTTGGGAATCAGCTTAAGTGCTGGTGCAGAAGCTGCTTTCAATAGAGCAACTACTGTTTCAAGACCTATGCAAG gCTTTGACACACCGTCTCCTGTTGATTCAATGGGTTCAGATTTGGATCGACTGAGTTTGGACTCTGGCTCCCCAACCCCACCTTCATCCACCGTTTCTAGCGCTATGGATATTTCAAAAGGGCTCCGTCTACCCCTATTTACCCGGCTTAGTGATGGTCCCTGCTAA
- the LOC136028894 gene encoding mRNA decay activator protein ZFP36L2-A-like isoform X2, producing the protein MNQNHLMEEVNAAVTENMESGESKAVGAPLHRPVTRGKSTPHSTVGLESLFAASLYLDDQSTLLGSLSSSTNSVSSLGHKKLDRSQSEPADKAAEKQAALAQQQAIANASRYKTELCRPFEENGTCKYGDKCQFAHGYHELRNLQRHPKYKTELCRTFHTIGFCPYGPRCHFVHNADEVRPKSHSPVSRTSSAAYPLSTQANGSTADSPSPPSSLGESPDQPGTFFPEELTQELGVGPFSPVSKNSGNFQFGNEYLRTESSLVPTLGMPRKSLGISLSAGAEAAFNRATTVSRPMQGFDTPSPVDSMGSDLDRLSLDSGSPTPPSSTVSSAMDISKGLRLPLFTRLSDGPC; encoded by the exons gTAAATGCTGCAGTCACAGAAAACATGGAATCCGGTGAATCAAAAGCAGTTGGCGCACCATTACATCGTCCCGTTACCCGCGGAAAATCGACTCCTCACAGTACGGTCGGTTTAGAAAGTCTGTTTGCTGCATCCCTCTATTTAGATGATCAATCCACTCTTCTCGGCAGCTTATCATCTTCAACAAACAGTGTATCATCGCTTGGTCACAAAAAATTGGACCGAAGCCAAAGTGAACCCGCCGACAAAGCTGCTGAAAAGCAAGCAGCGTTGGCACAACAACAGGCAATTGCTAATGCAAGCAGATACAAAACTGAGCTTTGTCGCCCTTTTGAGGAAAATGGCACTTGCAAATATGGAGATAAATGTCAATTTGCTCATGGTTACCATGAGCTGCGTAACCTCCAACGACATCCAAAATATAAAACTGAATTGTGCCGTACTTTTCATACAATTGGTTTTTGTCCGTATGGACCGCGTTGTCATTTTGTGCATAATGCTGATGAAGTGAGGCCAAAGAGTCATTCACCAGTGTCTCGCACATCCTCTGCGGCTTACCCCCTTTCAACACAAGCAAATGGTTCTACTGCTGATAGCCCTTCACCACCATCATCGCTAGGAGAATCGCCAGATCAACCGGGAACATTCTTCCCAGAGGAATTAACGCAGGAGCTTGGAGTTG gtcCTTTTTCGCCAGTATCAAAGAATAgtggaaattttcaatttggcaATGAGTATTTGAGGACGGAATCCAGTTTGGTTCCCACTTTAGGAATGCCAAGGAAATCTTTGGGAATCAGCTTAAGTGCTGGTGCAGAAGCTGCTTTCAATAGAGCAACTACTGTTTCAAGACCTATGCAAG gCTTTGACACACCGTCTCCTGTTGATTCAATGGGTTCAGATTTGGATCGACTGAGTTTGGACTCTGGCTCCCCAACCCCACCTTCATCCACCGTTTCTAGCGCTATGGATATTTCAAAAGGGCTCCGTCTACCCCTATTTACCCGGCTTAGTGATGGTCCCTGCTAA